GGTAAATGATGGTGGTACTGCCCACGACGATCCGCGAGCCGTCGCGGAGCGTAGCGCGGGTGGTGTGCTGCCCGTCCACCACGATGCCGTTGGTGGACCCGAGATCCTGGATCGTCGAGGGCGTTCCGGTCCGGATCTCACAGTGCCGGCGAGAGACGCCGGGGTCGTCGATCCGCACGTCGGCTTCGGTGCTGCGACCCAGCACCAGCGTTGCGCGGGAGATCTGATGGCGGGTGCCGTTGATCTCGATCCAGTGGCGGGTACGGGAGCCCGGCGCGGGCGCGCCGACCGGGCCGCCGGCGCCGGGGCGCTGGGCCTGGGCCGGCTGCGGATAGCCGTAGCCGCCGGGGGCGCCACGGCCGGGAGGCGGGGCGGACGGCATGGGCGGAGCGCCTGCCGGAGCGGCCGGCGGGTAGCCGTAACCGCCGGCTCCCGCGCCCGGCACGGCGGGCCGGGCGGCCGGAGCCGCGGTTCCGGGGGCCCGCTGGTCGGTGGAGCCGGCGAGCGTACGGCTGCGCACCCGGTACAGACCGGTGTCGAGGTCGTCCGCCTTCTCCAGGTTGACCTTGATCGGGCCCATGAAGGTGTAGCGCTGCTGCTTGGCGTAGTCGCGCACCATGCCGGCGAGCTCGTCGCCGAGCTGGCCCGAGTAGGGGCTGAGCCGCTCGAAGTCCGGCGTGCTCAGCTCCACGATGAAGTCATTGGGTACGACCGTGCGGTCGCGGTTCCAGATGGTGGCGTTGTTGTCGCACTCCCGCTGGAGCGCGCCCGCGATCTCCACGGGCTGCACCTCGGACTTGAACACCTTGGCGAAGGTGCCGTTGACCAGACCTTCGAGACGCTGCTCGAACTTCTTCAGGACTCCCATGAGGCACCTCCTCCGTCCTTGCCGTCCTGGGTACTGCGCTGTGTGCTGCTTACCTGGTACTGCTTGCTGATCGTATCCACGCGCCGGTGAATCGGCTGGTTCCCCCTGTCGGCACTGTCGACAGGTGTCGACGCCTCCGAAGTTCCCTCTGGAGCTCCACTTCGAACTCCGCTGTCGAACTCCTCTGTCAAGGATCGTAGAGGCGGCCGCAGACCAGTGTCCCGCACCTGACTGTGGAGCCCGACCGGCTCCTGGGGAGACGGGCGGTACCGGTACGAGGTTGATACGTGAACAAGCACAGGTTGATACGTGGCCGACGGCAACCGGGTTCGGTGGACCGTTTCCGAACCCGCTGGTGGGCGGCTGCCCCCGGATATGGGATGTGAATCCACCTCCTCCACCGTGCTAATGTTCTGCGTGTCGGAAGGCGCCGCACCGCACGGTGAAGAGCCCGAGGACACACCCAATGCGCGGGTGGCGGAATAGGCAGACGCGCTGGATTCAGGTTCCAGTGCCCGAAAGGGCGTGGGGGTTCAACTCCCCCCTCGCGCACCACTGAAAGCCCCCCAGGTCCTGGACCTGGGGGGCTTTTTGGTGCCTGTCCGAGGGGGCTGGGTGGTGGCACGGCTCACGCTGTGAGGTCGATCTCACTCCCTCGTTCCGGCCAGTTCCACCGTTCTGCGGCGCATCGCCCAGGCGGCCGGGGCGACCGAGAACACCACGGCGAGGACCGCGCAGGCTCCGGTGACCGTGGCGAGCTCCGGCCAGGGGATCCGCATCGGCCCGTGCACCGACAGCAGTCCCAGTGCGCCCCGCATCCCGGCCAGATTGATCGTGGTGACCAGCAGTCCGAGCACCCCGCCCACCGCCACGACCGTCAGCGCCTCGGCGCCGACCACCCGCAGCACCTGTCGGTGGGTGGCCCCGGCCAGGCGGAGGACGGCCAGGTCGCGTACCCGGTCCGAGGCCGCCATGACCATCGTGTTGGCCAGGGAGATCCCGGTGTAGAGCAGGGCGATGCCGAGGACCAGCAGGAAGCCGTACCTGGTGTTCCGGTCGGTCCCGGGGTGGCTCGCCCGCACCCACTGGTCCCTGGTGAGGACGTGCCCGCCCGCCTTGCGCAGTTCGTCGGCCACTACCGCGGGGTCTGCACCGGCGATGAGGGTGACGTCCACGCGGTCGACGTGTGCGCCGGGCGCGTTGGCCGGGGTGACGTAGACGCCGTTGTCACCGGTACCGGTCGTCATGACCGCGGCGATCCGCAGCGACTTCCTGGTGCCGTCACCGAGCCATACGTCCACGGTCTGCCCGACGGTGTGCCGCTCCCACTCCTCGTTGACGATGATCGAGCCGTCGTCGAGATCGCTCACCTTTCCGGCCGCCAGGGGGAGGTCCGCGGTCACGGCGAGCGGCGCGGGCTCGGCGGCACGGGCCTCGGACCTGATGAGGGCCACGCCGTCCTCCAGGACGTAGACGGCGCTCGACGAGGTCGCGGAGGCTGTGATGCCGGGGATCGTGCGGAGCTGCTGGAGCGTCTGCGCGTCGAAGCCTGTGTTCTCGGCGGCGCCGGAGTCTCCGTCGGCGCCTGGATCCTCGGTGGGGTCCTTGCTCTCGGTAGGGCCGGTGTTCCCAGTAGCGCCGTTGCTCGCGGTCAGGCCGGTGTTCCCGGCTGGGACGACCACGAAGTCGGCCGTGGTCCGCTCGCGCGTCTCGGTGGCCTTGGCGTCGTTCAGCGTGGCGGTCGCTCCCAGGAGTGAACCCGTGAGGGCGACGGTGACCAGGACGGGCGCCGCGACGGCTGCCGTACGGCGGACTCCCGCGGCGGCGTTCTCCCTCACCAGCATCCCGCCCGCACCCGGCAGTTGGGCCGGCAGCCAGGCGATGAGCCGGGTCAGCGGACGCACCAGGGCCGGCGCGAGCAGCGCGACCGCGGTGATCAGCAACATCGGACGGCTGACGTAGGTCTTGCGATGCAGCAGCTCGCCCGGGTCGGTGACCAGGGACAGGACCAGGGTCACCACGGCGGCCAGCAGCAGGCCGGCCCCGCACAGCAGGCGACCCCGCGTCATCGCCTTCGCATCCACGGAAGCCTCGCGCAGCGTTTGGGTGGGACCGACGCGGCCGGCCCGCCAGGACGCGGCGATCACACCGAGCAGCGCGACGAGCAGACCTGTCCAAAAGGCCATGTGGTACGGCCACTTGGAGTCGCCTATGGTGAACCAGCCCGGTGCGAGGCCGACGTCGACCGCCCACTCCGCGAGGTGTGGGGCCCCGTACGCACCGACCACACAGCCGGTGGCCGAGGCGAGTACACCCACCAGCAGTGCCTCCGCGCACACCGTCCGGCGGATCTGGCCGGGGGTGGCTCCCGCCGTGCGCAGCAGGCCGAACTCCCGGCGCCGCTGGGCGACCGCGAAGGCGAAGGTGGACGCCACGACGAACACCGACACGAAGGCGGTGACGCCGCCGGCGGTCCCGAACAGGGCGTTCATGGCGGTGAGCGCCTCCCGGTCGCGGTCCGGGTCGGGGTCGGCGAGATGGCGGTCGTTGCCCGTAAGGACGTGGACGGACTCGCCTTCTGCTGCTTGTCGTACGTCGGTCGCGTCTGCCTCCACCACGAGCTGCGTGCTCTCCGGGGACAGCTTGGCGGCGCGCGCATCGGTGTAGAAGACGGGGTTCTCGAAGCCGAGTGAGGAGACGGTGCCGACGACCGTCACGGTGCCGTGGCGGGTGTGCAGCTGCTGGCCCGGGCGCGCCCAGTCGGCGGTGACGACTTCGCCGGGTGTGCGGGGTGCTCGGCCCGCCGTGATCTCGTACGGGGCGAAGGCGGCGGTGGACCAGGGGTGACCGATGAGGCCGCGGGGGACGCCCTCGGTGTGTACCGGGAAGGAGCGGTCCGCGATGACGGTGCCGAGTTTCATCAGCTTGGCCACGGTCGCTTCGGGCACCGCACGTGGGTGGGCGAGCTTGCGTGTTTCACGTGAAACATGGGCGCCGACCGAGGTCGGCACACTCAGGGTGTCCTGGCCCCGGACCACGACCGGTGCCGTGGCGAACCGTTCGGGCCGTCTGTCCGGTGCGTCCAGTGAGGAGGCGAGGGTCAGGCCCATCACGGCGAGCAGGGCGACGCCGAGAGAGAGGGCGACGAAGGTGCCCAAGAAGGTCGACCAGCGGGTGCGGAGAGTGTGGAGGGCGATGGTCAGCACGGTTGGCCCTCCGGGCGGGGCTCGTTTCCGGGTGTGGGGCGGGGTGCGGGAAGGGTGGTCCGCCGGGCCGGTGGTGTGTCCTCCAACTCGGCCAGGTGCGTGGCGATGTCGTGCGTGCCTGCTCCGACGAGCTCGCCGCTGAGCCGGCCGTCGACGAGGAAGACCACGCGGTCGGCATGGGACGCGGCCACCGGGTCGTGGGTGACCATGACCACCGTCTGGCTCTCGCGGTCGACCATGGAGCGCAGCAGGGTCAGTACTTCGCGGCCGGTACGGGAGTCGAGGGCGCCGGTCGGTTCGTCGCCGAAGAGGACCTCGGGGCGGGTGACCAGGGCGCGGGCCAGGGCGACGCGCTGCTGTTGGCCGCCGGACAGCTCGGTGGGCCGGTGCCGGGCCCGCTCACCTAGGCCGACCTGCTGAAGTACCTCGCGGATCCGGGCCCTGGGTACGCGCCGGCCGGCCAGCCTGAGAGGCAGGGCGACGTTCTGCTCGGCGGTGAGCGAGGGCAGCAGATTGAACGCCTGGAAGACGAATCCGACGCGCTCACGCCGCAGCAAGGTCAGTTTGGTCTCGCTGAGCGTCGTGAGCTCGGTGCCGCCCATGGTGACCGAGCCCGAGGTCGGCCGGTCCAGGCCCGCGGCGCACTGCAGCAGGGTCGACTTTCCGGAGCCGGATGGGCCCATGACGGCGGTGAAGGTGCCGCGGGGGAAGGCGAGGGTGACGTCGTCGAGTGCGGTCACGGTGGTGTCGTCGGGGGAGGTGCGTCTGCTGTTCCTGTGGTGTGTCGAGCGGTGTGCCCTGCTGTAGGACATGCCGTATGTCCGGCCGTATGTCCTGCCGACGGATCGCAGGCTGATGGCGTCGGTGGTCATGGGTCCCCCAGTTGTCCGGTGTCGGGGTGCCGGGTGTTGTTCCGGCTGGTGTCGTTTCGTTCCACCGGATCGGTGTCGTCGCCACCGGATCCGGTGGGCTCCACGAAACCGTTCGCAGGTGCCTCGGCGCAGTGCGGCGGGACCGAGTCCTGGGGTAGGGCCGGCCATACCCCCACTCCTCCGTCCAGGGCCATGGCGCCGTCCCGCGCCGCGCTTCTACCGTGATCCGCATGCATCCTCGGAATGTGTGGCAGGCCATGTCCCGGCCGGGTTTTCTGCTGTCGGTGTGGCCCTGGCGCGCGGTCGCCTATCTGCTGACCGGTGCGGTGGCCGGCGTGGTCGCGCTGGTGGGGACCGTGACGCTGGCCGTGGTCGGCGGGGCGCTCACCGCCGTACTTGTGGGGCTGCCGTTGCTCGTCATGCTGGCGCTGTCCGGTGTCGTGGTCGCCCGGCTGGAGCGGCGACGACTGCGCCTGGTCGACGTGGACCCGGTGTCCGATCCGCATTGGGCGCCCGCCGTCACGGGGCTGTGGGCCTGGCTGACGACGCGGCTGAAGGAGCAGGCGACCTGGCGTGAGTTCGGGTACACCCTGCTGTTCGCCGGGCTGCTCTGGCCGGTCGACGCCCTCGCGATCACGGTCGCCCTGCTCTGTCCGGTCTCCATGGCCGCCACCCCGCTGCTGATGGCCACGGTCGGGGACGGGCGGGAGACGAAGGTGCTCAAGCAGTGGGCGGTCACCACGTGGCCCGCGGCCTTCGGGGTGGCCCTGCTCGGGCTCGTGCTCCTGGCGTTGGGCCTGTACGCGCTGGGGGTCGTGGCGGGCGCCCGGGCCGGGCTGACGCGGCTGCTGATCGCCTCGCGTGTCGGCGAGCTGGATGCCAGGGTGGTCGAACTGAGCCGTTCACGCGCGCGGTTGGTGGACGCCTTCGAGGCGGAACGCAGGCGCATCGAACGCGATCTGCACGACGGCGCCCAAGAGCGCCTGGTCGCCCTGACGATGACCCTGGGTCTCGCCCGTCTCGACGCCCCGGCCGGGCCGCTCGCCGACCAGCTCGCCAAGGCCCACGACGAGGCGGGCAAGGCCCTCGCCGAACTGCGCGAACTCATCCACGGCATCCACCCGAAGGTCCTGGCGGACTACGGCCTCGGGGCCGCCGTGGCCGACGCCGCCGACCGTTCCGTGGTCCCCGTCGACGTGGAGCTCCCGCTGCCGGGACGGTTCGAGCAGGCCGTGGAGGCGGCCGCGTACTTCGTGGTCTGCGAGGCACTCGCCAACATCGCCAAGCACAGCGGGGCCGGCCGCGCCCAGGTGAGCGGCGGGTACACGGGCGGGCGCCTGGTCCTCGAGGTGCGCGACGACGGCCGCGGCGGCGCCGACGCCTCGGCGGGCAGCGGGCTGACCGGACTCGCGGACCGGGTGTCGGTCCTGGATGGCAGACTCTCCCTGTCCAGCCCGCCGGGCGGACCGACCCTGTTGCGTGTGGAGTTCCCTTGCGAGGTGACCGAGTTGAGCGAGCCGGCCGATCGCTTCGCGTAGTCCTGGCCGAGGACAGTGTGCTGCTGCGCGAGGGACTCATAGGCCTGCTGGGCCGCTGCGGTCACGAGGTCGTCGCGGCCGTCGGCGACGCGCAGGCGCTGATCGCGGCGGTCGAGGAGCACGGCCCGGACATCGTGGTCACCGACGTCCGCATGCCGCCCGGCTTCCAGGACGAGGGCCTGCACGCGGCGGTCCGCCTCCGGGAGAGCCGCCCCGCCCTGCCGGTGCTGGTGCTCAGCCAGTACGTACAGCGGACGTACGCCTCCGAGCTCCTCGACTCCGGTGACGGCACGGGCGTCGGCTATCTGCTCAAGGACCGTGTCGGCCAGGTCGAGGAGTTCGTCGACGCGCTGTCCGAGGTCGCGGACGGCGGCACGGTCGTGGACCCCGAGGTCGTACGGCAGCTGCTGCGCCGACGCCGTGATCCGCTGGAGCGGCTCACCCCGCGCGAGCGGGAGGTGCTGGCGCTGATAGCGGAGGGCAAGTCCAACGGGGCCATCGCGCGGGAGCTGGTGGTGTCGGAAGCGGCTGTGGGCAAGCACATCGGGGGAATCCTGACGAAGCTGGATCTGCCGCCGGCGGACGAGACGCATCGACGGGTGCTGGCGGTGCTCGCGTATTTGCGGGCGTGACCCTCGTCTGCGGCGCTCTGGGCCTACGCCTGGCCGAGGTCGGTGGGGCTTCTATAGCTGCTTCCATAGCTGCGGCATGCGTGCGGCATGCGTGCGGCACAGGGCTTCGGCCTTCGCTGGGCCACGCCCCGGTGAATCCCCGTCGGGGCGTCGCCATGCCCGGAGGAAGAGCCCATGCGCTCGTCGCCTCGACGCGCCTTTGTTCACCGTCGCCCTCGCCGTGACCGCCGTCCGGCTGCCGGCCTCCGCCGCCCAGGCCGCCCAGGCCGCCCAGGCCGCACAGGCTGACAAGACGGCCGTGCTCAGCAGTGGGACCCAGACCGGCGCAAGCAGCGCCTACAACACCTTCTTCGCCCGCGCCGATCAGAGCGACTGGGGCGCGTACGACTTCGACTGGTCGACCGACTACTGCACGACCTCCTCCGACAACGTCGGAAGAAGACGTCGTGCGAAGCGACGGCGTGGACCTGCTACCAGGCGGTGGACAAGCTGGGCTGAGCCCGGGCCGCGCCCTTTCCAGGGAGTTCTTCCACAGCTGTGGAGTTGTCCACAGGGTCTGACGCGTTTCGGCTGGTGGTTGTACGGTCGGCACGAGTTGATGTTCTTGAGAGTCACGGGGGAGGCGGTCGCGGTGACCGAGGCCGGTGTGGAGACGACGGCCGGGGCGCCGGCCGGTGAGACGGCCGGCGCTGCGGCCGGGGCCCGGCGGCCCCTGGTGCGTGGCTTCGCGCAGTGGCCCGTGGAGGGCTCGCCCAAGAAGGAGGGCAAGGCACTGCGGGAGAGCGTCCCGCGTGCTGCCCATGCCGCGCTGGACCTCGACATCTCCCGTCCCGGTGCGGTGGAGGCGGTCGAGGAGTCGAGCCGGGGCCGCATCCCCGAGCTGACCCCGCTGCGGGTGGGGCGGATGGCGGCCACACCGTTCGCCTTCCTGCGCGGCTCGGCGGGCCTCATGGCGTACGACCTGGCCCGCACGCCGATGACCAGGATCCGCGCCCAGATCTGCGGCGACGCCCACGCGGCCAATTTCGGACTGTACGGCGACGCCCGCGGCGACCTGGTCATCGACCTGAACGACTTCGACGAGACGGTGTACGGCCCCTGGGAGTGGGACCTCAAGCGGCTCGCCGCCTCCCTCGTCCTCGCGGGCCGGGAGATCGGCGCCGACGAGGACACCTGCCGTGCGGCGGCGCACGGGGCGGTGGGCGCCTACCGGCGCACCATGCGGCTGCTGGCCAAACTCCCGGTGCTGGACGCGTGGAACGCGATCGCGGACGAGGAGCTCGTCTCCCACACCGACGCCCATGAGCTGGTCGGCACGCTGGAGAGGGTCTCGGAGAAGGCGCGGGCCAACACCAGCGGGCGCTTCGCGGCGAAGTCGACGGAGCCGACCGAGGACGGCGGCCGGCGGTTCGTGGAGGCCCTGCCAGTGCTGCGCCGGGTGCCCGACGCGGAGGCTGCGGCGGTGGCCGCGTCCCTGGAGCACTACCTGACCACCCTCTCCGAGGACCGCCTCCCACTGCTGGCCCGGCACGCGGTGCACGACGTGGCGTTCCGGGTGGTCGGCACGGGCAGCGTGGGCACACGTTCCTACGTCGTCCTGCTGCTGGACCACCGCGACGAACCGCTGGTCCTCCAGGTCAAGGAGGCGAGGGCCTCGGCCCTGCTGCCTCACCTGGTCACCGCCGGCTTCGACTCCCCGATGATCGAGCACGAGGGCCGCCGGGTCGTGCTGGGCCAGAAGCGGATGCAGGTCGTCAGCGACAACCTGCTGGGCTGGACGACCGTCGAGGGCCGCCCCTTCCAGGTCCGCCAGTTCCGCAACCGCAAGGGCAGCGTGGACCCGGCCGCCCTCTCCGCCGACCAGATAGACGA
This portion of the Streptomyces canus genome encodes:
- a CDS encoding ABC transporter permease, whose product is MLTIALHTLRTRWSTFLGTFVALSLGVALLAVMGLTLASSLDAPDRRPERFATAPVVVRGQDTLSVPTSVGAHVSRETRKLAHPRAVPEATVAKLMKLGTVIADRSFPVHTEGVPRGLIGHPWSTAAFAPYEITAGRAPRTPGEVVTADWARPGQQLHTRHGTVTVVGTVSSLGFENPVFYTDARAAKLSPESTQLVVEADATDVRQAAEGESVHVLTGNDRHLADPDPDRDREALTAMNALFGTAGGVTAFVSVFVVASTFAFAVAQRRREFGLLRTAGATPGQIRRTVCAEALLVGVLASATGCVVGAYGAPHLAEWAVDVGLAPGWFTIGDSKWPYHMAFWTGLLVALLGVIAASWRAGRVGPTQTLREASVDAKAMTRGRLLCGAGLLLAAVVTLVLSLVTDPGELLHRKTYVSRPMLLITAVALLAPALVRPLTRLIAWLPAQLPGAGGMLVRENAAAGVRRTAAVAAPVLVTVALTGSLLGATATLNDAKATETRERTTADFVVVPAGNTGLTASNGATGNTGPTESKDPTEDPGADGDSGAAENTGFDAQTLQQLRTIPGITASATSSSAVYVLEDGVALIRSEARAAEPAPLAVTADLPLAAGKVSDLDDGSIIVNEEWERHTVGQTVDVWLGDGTRKSLRIAAVMTTGTGDNGVYVTPANAPGAHVDRVDVTLIAGADPAVVADELRKAGGHVLTRDQWVRASHPGTDRNTRYGFLLVLGIALLYTGISLANTMVMAASDRVRDLAVLRLAGATHRQVLRVVGAEALTVVAVGGVLGLLVTTINLAGMRGALGLLSVHGPMRIPWPELATVTGACAVLAVVFSVAPAAWAMRRRTVELAGTRE
- a CDS encoding DUF2252 domain-containing protein, which produces MFLRVTGEAVAVTEAGVETTAGAPAGETAGAAAGARRPLVRGFAQWPVEGSPKKEGKALRESVPRAAHAALDLDISRPGAVEAVEESSRGRIPELTPLRVGRMAATPFAFLRGSAGLMAYDLARTPMTRIRAQICGDAHAANFGLYGDARGDLVIDLNDFDETVYGPWEWDLKRLAASLVLAGREIGADEDTCRAAAHGAVGAYRRTMRLLAKLPVLDAWNAIADEELVSHTDAHELVGTLERVSEKARANTSGRFAAKSTEPTEDGGRRFVEALPVLRRVPDAEAAAVAASLEHYLTTLSEDRLPLLARHAVHDVAFRVVGTGSVGTRSYVVLLLDHRDEPLVLQVKEARASALLPHLVTAGFDSPMIEHEGRRVVLGQKRMQVVSDNLLGWTTVEGRPFQVRQFRNRKGSVDPAALSADQIDDYGRMTGALLARAHSHSADPRLISGYCGKNDELDEAIATFAVTYAERTEADHAELVAGIRSGRVAAETGV
- a CDS encoding LuxR C-terminal-related transcriptional regulator — its product is MLLREGLIGLLGRCGHEVVAAVGDAQALIAAVEEHGPDIVVTDVRMPPGFQDEGLHAAVRLRESRPALPVLVLSQYVQRTYASELLDSGDGTGVGYLLKDRVGQVEEFVDALSEVADGGTVVDPEVVRQLLRRRRDPLERLTPREREVLALIAEGKSNGAIARELVVSEAAVGKHIGGILTKLDLPPADETHRRVLAVLAYLRA
- a CDS encoding sensor histidine kinase, which translates into the protein MSRPGFLLSVWPWRAVAYLLTGAVAGVVALVGTVTLAVVGGALTAVLVGLPLLVMLALSGVVVARLERRRLRLVDVDPVSDPHWAPAVTGLWAWLTTRLKEQATWREFGYTLLFAGLLWPVDALAITVALLCPVSMAATPLLMATVGDGRETKVLKQWAVTTWPAAFGVALLGLVLLALGLYALGVVAGARAGLTRLLIASRVGELDARVVELSRSRARLVDAFEAERRRIERDLHDGAQERLVALTMTLGLARLDAPAGPLADQLAKAHDEAGKALAELRELIHGIHPKVLADYGLGAAVADAADRSVVPVDVELPLPGRFEQAVEAAAYFVVCEALANIAKHSGAGRAQVSGGYTGGRLVLEVRDDGRGGADASAGSGLTGLADRVSVLDGRLSLSSPPGGPTLLRVEFPCEVTELSEPADRFA
- a CDS encoding ABC transporter ATP-binding protein, with the protein product MTTDAISLRSVGRTYGRTYGMSYSRAHRSTHHRNSRRTSPDDTTVTALDDVTLAFPRGTFTAVMGPSGSGKSTLLQCAAGLDRPTSGSVTMGGTELTTLSETKLTLLRRERVGFVFQAFNLLPSLTAEQNVALPLRLAGRRVPRARIREVLQQVGLGERARHRPTELSGGQQQRVALARALVTRPEVLFGDEPTGALDSRTGREVLTLLRSMVDRESQTVVMVTHDPVAASHADRVVFLVDGRLSGELVGAGTHDIATHLAELEDTPPARRTTLPAPRPTPGNEPRPEGQPC
- a CDS encoding FhaA domain-containing protein is translated as MGVLKKFEQRLEGLVNGTFAKVFKSEVQPVEIAGALQRECDNNATIWNRDRTVVPNDFIVELSTPDFERLSPYSGQLGDELAGMVRDYAKQQRYTFMGPIKVNLEKADDLDTGLYRVRSRTLAGSTDQRAPGTAAPAARPAVPGAGAGGYGYPPAAPAGAPPMPSAPPPGRGAPGGYGYPQPAQAQRPGAGGPVGAPAPGSRTRHWIEINGTRHQISRATLVLGRSTEADVRIDDPGVSRRHCEIRTGTPSTIQDLGSTNGIVVDGQHTTRATLRDGSRIVVGSTTIIYRQAEG